The Candidatus Methylomirabilota bacterium genome includes the window ACCGGGGTCATGCGCCACGCCGACGCTGGTTACGACCGCGCGGTCGAGGTGGCCCGGGAGCGCGGCGTGCGCGTGCCGATGCTCGATCGGTAGCGCAAGGCTCGCCTACCGGCCATCCCTCCCTTCGGTGGTGTTCAGGAGAGGAGATGGCTTCCCCTCTCCGCCTTTGGGGGAGAGGGTAGGGTGAGGGCGGTCTCGAGAGCCGCGGCAATGATCTCCAGCACCGTGTCCGTCTCTTTCAATGCCTGATCGTCCCAGAATCTAAGGACACGTATGCCATTCTGGGACAATTGCCGCTCTCGCTCCTGATCGTAGCCGGCCTGCTCAGACATCGCATGGCCGCCGCCGTCGAGCTCGATCGCGATGCCGGCCTCAGCGCAGTAAAAGTCCAGGATGAATCCGCAGAGCGGATGCTGACGGCGGAACTTCCGTCCCGCGAGCCGACGACCGCGGAGGCGAGACCAGAGCCGCATCTCGGCGTCG containing:
- a CDS encoding endonuclease domain-containing protein: MRQHRPELSQHARGMRHVATDAEMRLWSRLRGRRLAGRKFRRQHPLCGFILDFYCAEAGIAIELDGGGHAMSEQAGYDQERERQLSQNGIRVLRFWDDQALKETDTVLEIIAAALETALTLPSPPKAERGSHLLS